The Gymnogyps californianus isolate 813 chromosome 5, ASM1813914v2, whole genome shotgun sequence genome contains a region encoding:
- the WDR89 gene encoding WD repeat-containing protein 89, whose amino-acid sequence MTAVEKIEEQLASLRIAKRSTLSEEPAYLLDIDVSKPAQSESSRFVAVSCSNKSIRVYNRETLNFLREYSSCPGILNGVRFAHACDSIVFSACSDGTVKCWDIRLATQKAVQIFSGYPSNVFISFDIDCSDLIICAGTEKVEKDTFLVFWDARGVTDCASATKEPLGVYSESHNDDITKICFHPIEPNLVASGSTDGLVNVFDINEDNEDDALISTCNSDSSVSFIGWSGKDYRQVYCMTHDEGFCWWDIAQLDTEEPITLLHVLDVRDAVCLENDSLHYLVGGLYHEKADKLFLVGGTSTGNIHLISCGTDGLSRVGTLCGGHSATVRSFCWNLTDESLLTGGEDAQLLLWKPGAVERSLAKKASMKIASSVQKRVRVHNSSLKSRKK is encoded by the coding sequence ATGACTGCAGTGGAGAAGATTGAGGAGCAGCTTGCTAGCCTGCGCATAGCAAAACGTTCTACGCTAAGTGAGGAACCTGCTTACTTACTGGATATAGATGTTTCCAAACCTGCTCAATCTGAAAGCAGTCGCTTTGTGGCAGTTTCATGTTCCAATAAGTCAATTAGGGTATATAACAGGGAAACATTAAACTTCCTGCGGGAGTACAGTAGCTGTCCTGGGATACTTAATGGAGTCAGATTTGCACACGCATGTGACAGCATAGTGTTTTCAGCATGCAGTGACGGTACAGTAAAATGTTGGGATATTCGTTTAGCAACTCAGAAAGCTGTGCAGATATTTAGTGGCTATCCTTCCAATGTTTTCATCAGTTTTGATATCGACTGCAGTGATCTCATAATTTGTGCTGGAACAGAAAAAGTTGAAAAGGACACGTTCCTGGTGTTTTGGGATGCAAGAGGCGTTACAGACTGTGCCAGCGCAACTAAAGAACCCTTGGGAGTCTATTCTGAAAGTCACAATGATGATATCACTAAAATTTGTTTCCATCCTATCGAACCCAACTTGGTAGCTTCTGGGTCAACCGATGGGTTGGTGAATGTGTTCGACATTAATGAGGATAACGAAGATGATGCTTTGATATCAACTTGCAATTCAGATTCATCAGTAAGTTTTATTGGCTGGTCTGGCAAAGATTATAGACAGGTCTACTGCATGACACACGATGAGGGATTTTGTTGGTGGGACATTGCTCAGTTAGATACCGAAGAACCAATAACACTATTGCATGTTCTGGATGTCAGAGACGCAGTCTGCCTTGAAAACGACAGCTTACATTACCTGGTAGGTGGCTTGTACCACGAAAAGGCAGACAAACTCTTTCTTGTTGGGGGAACGTCCACAGGAAACATTCACCTAATCAGCTGCGGCACCGATGGGCTGAGCCGGGTGGGTACCCTTTGCGGAGGACACTCTGCCACCGTTCGCTCTTTCTGCTGGAACCTGACGGATGAGTCTCTGTTGACGGGTGGAGAGGATGCTCAGCTGTTGCTATGGAAACCCGGAGCTGTGGAAAGGTCCCTCGCAAAGAAAGCATCTATGAAGATTGCTTCTTCCGTGCAGAAGAGAGTAAGAGTTCACAACAGCTCCCTCAAAAGCAGGAAGAAGTAA